In Paenibacillus algicola, a genomic segment contains:
- a CDS encoding M23 family metallopeptidase, translated as MKRFQIFKWVQRLQDRLKTSSAPSEGLQEQHGPPVSKAKPDNSAATPASSSKRRKLKVIYITAGILLAAGGAFLGGREYVNANTVPFYQVYVHGDLVGAINSDDELEKLLGLKQQYYDEKYPGVDMVLHTDAITTRMERDYKPEIHAEETLAKLDGMLKAYARGVELKLDGQTVAIVKDQAAAQAVLEAAKAKYAPAANAAKEKAGSSAKAALPLQKTSAGSSAANASVSIMEEFSVSGVKADPNKVLDVKAAVAALTTAKEQPITYTVREGDTVSSIAQAHSMSSQEVFQLNPGLEEKYVGIGMELKLTSPKAPLTVRTVETVTEDMPSKPETIVRTSDELPLGKRKVVRPGRDGVKEVSYIVTKENGEVVSKQWVSQEVTEPALPEVVYKGTKVEKKTVAAASASSSKMFAWPVSGARITSAYGPRWGSKHEGIDLVGGSTIMASAPGKVIFAGTQGSYGKAVLIDHGNGYQTLYGHLSSISVSVGQSVRQGGKVGIMGSTGRSTGVHLHFEIRKNGNQLNPMQYL; from the coding sequence ATGAAGCGTTTCCAGATATTCAAGTGGGTTCAGCGTCTTCAGGACCGTTTGAAGACGTCATCCGCTCCATCAGAGGGGCTGCAGGAGCAGCATGGGCCACCCGTATCAAAGGCGAAGCCTGACAACAGCGCGGCTACTCCGGCTTCAAGCTCAAAGCGCCGGAAGCTAAAGGTTATTTATATTACAGCTGGGATTCTGCTGGCCGCAGGCGGAGCGTTTCTGGGGGGCCGGGAGTATGTCAATGCGAATACGGTTCCCTTTTATCAGGTCTACGTTCATGGAGATCTGGTAGGTGCCATCAACAGCGATGACGAGCTGGAGAAGCTGCTGGGGCTGAAGCAGCAGTATTATGATGAGAAATACCCCGGGGTAGATATGGTGCTGCATACGGATGCCATAACGACCCGGATGGAGCGGGATTACAAGCCGGAGATCCACGCCGAGGAGACGCTGGCGAAGCTGGACGGGATGCTGAAGGCATACGCCCGCGGCGTGGAGCTGAAGCTGGATGGGCAGACGGTCGCTATTGTGAAGGATCAGGCTGCCGCACAGGCTGTGCTGGAGGCAGCGAAGGCCAAATATGCGCCTGCAGCTAACGCTGCTAAAGAGAAGGCCGGCAGCTCTGCCAAGGCGGCGCTGCCGCTGCAGAAGACGAGCGCCGGCTCCAGCGCTGCTAACGCCTCTGTCTCTATTATGGAGGAGTTCTCGGTATCGGGCGTCAAGGCGGACCCTAACAAGGTGCTGGATGTCAAAGCGGCTGTTGCTGCATTGACGACAGCGAAGGAGCAGCCGATCACGTACACGGTGCGGGAGGGAGATACCGTATCCTCCATCGCCCAGGCGCACAGCATGAGCAGCCAGGAGGTATTCCAGCTGAATCCCGGCCTCGAAGAGAAATATGTGGGGATCGGTATGGAGCTGAAGCTGACCTCGCCGAAGGCACCGCTCACCGTCCGCACGGTAGAGACCGTGACAGAGGACATGCCGAGCAAGCCGGAGACGATTGTGCGTACCAGTGACGAGCTGCCGCTTGGCAAGCGGAAGGTCGTGCGTCCCGGACGGGATGGCGTCAAGGAAGTGAGCTATATCGTCACGAAGGAGAATGGCGAAGTTGTTTCCAAGCAGTGGGTGAGCCAGGAGGTGACGGAGCCGGCTCTGCCGGAGGTCGTATATAAAGGCACCAAGGTCGAGAAAAAGACCGTGGCCGCAGCTTCTGCGTCTTCAAGCAAGATGTTCGCCTGGCCGGTGAGCGGTGCGCGCATTACGAGCGCTTACGGCCCGAGATGGGGAAGCAAGCACGAGGGCATTGATTTGGTAGGCGGCAGCACGATTATGGCCTCGGCGCCGGGTAAGGTTATTTTTGCAGGGACCCAAGGCAGCTACGGCAAGGCCGTCTTGATCGACCATGGCAATGGCTATCAGACTCTATATGGACATCTGAGCAGCATCTCCGTTTCGGTCGGCCAATCTGTAAGACAGGGCGGCAAGGTCGGCATAATGGGCAGTACAGGGCGCTCCACCGGCGTACATTTGCACTTCGAAATTCGCAAGAACGGAAATCAACTAAACCCTATGCAGTACCTATAA
- the yycI gene encoding two-component system regulatory protein YycI — translation MDWGRAKNVLIYAFLLLNLVLGYQLWMDMRDRAGASPDFTSLSGATQRMMEENRIQVLSPIPAETPQLPKISYTYRPGAQGDPVPLEQPVDTRLIYGEPKELQSAIGNQIADLEQYRHDPQSDRESTFVYRPLVHGQWPLFNVELELFHESQKIEFYREPVLEIEPTGDVEEQKVLSASKALSTLIERNVIPPRSSVKDIQLGYYGQMFDTEVELAAPAWRFTLDNGEMIYVQGISGDVFTPKKP, via the coding sequence ATGGATTGGGGACGGGCCAAAAACGTATTGATTTACGCCTTTCTGCTGCTCAATCTGGTGCTGGGCTACCAGCTCTGGATGGATATGCGCGATCGGGCGGGCGCGAGTCCGGACTTTACCTCCTTGTCCGGGGCGACCCAGCGCATGATGGAGGAGAACCGGATTCAGGTGCTCAGTCCCATCCCGGCGGAAACGCCGCAGCTGCCCAAAATATCATATACCTACCGTCCCGGCGCACAGGGTGATCCGGTGCCGCTGGAGCAGCCGGTGGATACCCGGCTCATCTACGGAGAGCCGAAGGAGCTGCAGAGTGCGATCGGGAATCAGATTGCGGATCTGGAGCAATACCGCCATGATCCGCAGTCAGACCGGGAGAGTACATTCGTCTACCGGCCGCTCGTACATGGCCAGTGGCCGCTGTTTAATGTAGAGCTGGAGCTGTTTCACGAGAGCCAGAAGATTGAATTCTACCGTGAGCCGGTGCTGGAGATCGAGCCGACAGGAGATGTGGAGGAGCAGAAGGTGCTCTCGGCCTCCAAGGCGCTCAGTACGCTGATCGAGCGGAATGTGATCCCGCCGCGTTCGTCCGTGAAGGACATCCAGCTGGGGTACTACGGGCAGATGTTCGATACGGAAGTGGAGCTGGCAGCTCCTGCATGGCGGTTTACGCTGGATAACGGGGAAATGATTTACGTTCAGGGCATCAGCGGGGACGTGTTTACACCGAAGAAGCCATAA
- the yycF gene encoding response regulator YycF yields MQGTILVVDDEQPIADILKFNLEKEGYDVICAFDGISAVELALSRHPDLMLLDLMLPGKDGMDVCREIRAAGLQTPIIMLTAKDGEIDKVLGLELGADDYVTKPFSTRELLARVKAQMRRQHKSPSTEQNGTAPGGEEQGLRLLELFIDTDMYMVYKSGEALDLTHREYELVYYLAKNAGKVMTREHLLQAVWGFEYFGDVRTVDVSIRRLREKIEENPSKPEYILTRRGLGYVMRSPKK; encoded by the coding sequence ATGCAGGGAACGATTCTGGTGGTGGATGATGAGCAGCCCATCGCTGATATTTTAAAGTTTAATCTGGAAAAAGAAGGCTATGACGTCATCTGCGCGTTCGATGGCATCAGTGCTGTGGAGCTGGCGCTGTCCCGTCATCCGGACCTGATGCTGCTGGATCTGATGCTGCCGGGCAAGGATGGCATGGACGTATGCCGCGAGATACGGGCTGCCGGCCTGCAGACACCGATCATTATGCTCACCGCGAAGGACGGGGAGATTGATAAGGTGCTGGGGCTGGAGCTGGGTGCGGACGACTATGTGACCAAGCCGTTCAGCACGAGAGAGCTGCTGGCCCGGGTGAAGGCCCAAATGCGGCGGCAGCACAAGAGCCCCTCGACAGAGCAGAACGGCACGGCACCGGGCGGAGAAGAGCAGGGGCTGCGGCTGCTGGAGCTGTTCATTGATACCGACATGTATATGGTCTACAAGAGCGGGGAAGCGCTGGATCTGACCCACCGCGAGTATGAGCTGGTCTATTACCTGGCGAAGAACGCCGGCAAGGTGATGACACGAGAGCATCTGCTGCAGGCGGTATGGGGCTTTGAGTATTTCGGCGATGTTCGTACCGTGGATGTTAGCATCCGCCGTCTGCGGGAGAAAATTGAAGAGAATCCGAGCAAGCCGGAGTATATTTTGACCAGGCGGGGGCTGGGCTACGTGATGCGCAGTCCCAAGAAGTGA
- a CDS encoding ICP22 family protein: MRMLRWLIKISVAAVLISSLTILTTGWIVSTYLQAVLTSFNIELEGQPLGFGGIVSSMFGSGSDKDHQEQGGSGAEAEAPADSVPDAPATDGEPAEPGGGPGADVPAGSGSEAGDHDEAPEGSLPVMGSVEKEPGTLEDQEIVMSPDDLGEKKSSLTPDEKEEIFTLLMTKLPQSEMQRISAAMENGLTASELEEIEKGISAYLSPEEFKRLMDILK, translated from the coding sequence ATGCGCATGCTGCGATGGCTGATCAAAATCAGCGTGGCTGCGGTACTCATCAGCAGTCTGACGATCCTGACGACAGGATGGATCGTCAGCACGTATCTTCAAGCCGTGCTGACCAGCTTCAATATCGAGCTGGAAGGACAGCCGCTGGGCTTCGGAGGAATTGTCAGCTCGATGTTCGGCTCCGGGAGTGACAAAGACCATCAAGAGCAGGGTGGCAGCGGAGCCGAGGCCGAAGCTCCTGCCGACAGCGTACCTGACGCCCCGGCAACAGATGGGGAACCGGCGGAACCTGGTGGCGGGCCGGGAGCAGATGTTCCTGCCGGCAGCGGCAGTGAGGCGGGGGATCATGATGAGGCACCGGAAGGCTCGCTGCCCGTCATGGGCAGCGTGGAGAAGGAGCCGGGCACACTGGAGGATCAGGAAATTGTCATGAGCCCGGATGATTTAGGAGAGAAGAAGAGCAGCCTGACGCCGGACGAGAAGGAAGAGATCTTCACGCTGCTGATGACCAAGCTGCCCCAGTCCGAGATGCAGCGGATTTCTGCCGCGATGGAGAATGGATTAACGGCTTCGGAGCTGGAGGAGATCGAGAAGGGCATCTCGGCGTATTTGAGCCCGGAGGAATTCAAGAGATTGATGGATATACTGAAATAG
- a CDS encoding YycH family regulatory protein translates to MMERVKTAFLAFLVLCSLIQSYFLIYRLPGSESVVQSGSSYIETDEMGPEERTENLIYPKNMVVHLGEDKHTVFYPGQMFYDLIYNRIKGRTFDSFQRRSVSNMDWSALRRATQGIELNFGSGMPVTLLQRVMQITPDSLFEGESIHKMWLYSVEGEPKVHVLFFSTEGNVVYEAAQADLTAQDIGQLVDFGQDWVPYTLSENAAYYIPEEPLPIVSLELTMNSYTVEQMQRSLFFDPGITRNIRERDGSEIYTDGKRSLQVDESQYRINYTDPAAPPTGENNPGRDVLTAISFVNQHGGWSGSYRLSRTQDVQDSRRVEFQRYDLGLPVLDTPGLNYGLMTLELQQGTVTSYERSLLYAEPVEKEKRLDHLPGGEDLRQVLSQLPDNVSIAGLQPAYRPALTGNTLVLTPVWAVVQPDGSLTDLSGL, encoded by the coding sequence ATGATGGAGCGCGTGAAGACGGCATTTTTGGCTTTTTTGGTGCTGTGTAGTCTGATCCAGAGCTATTTCCTCATCTACCGCCTGCCAGGCAGTGAATCGGTCGTGCAATCGGGAAGCTCCTACATCGAGACAGACGAGATGGGACCGGAGGAGCGGACCGAGAATCTGATCTATCCGAAAAATATGGTCGTTCACCTCGGGGAGGACAAGCATACGGTGTTCTATCCCGGCCAAATGTTCTATGACCTGATCTATAACCGGATCAAGGGACGCACGTTTGACAGCTTTCAGCGGCGGAGCGTCAGCAATATGGACTGGTCTGCCCTTCGCCGTGCGACACAGGGAATTGAGCTGAACTTCGGCTCCGGCATGCCGGTTACGCTGCTGCAGCGGGTGATGCAGATTACGCCGGACTCCCTGTTCGAGGGAGAAAGCATCCACAAAATGTGGCTGTACAGCGTAGAAGGCGAGCCGAAGGTGCATGTGCTCTTTTTCAGTACGGAAGGAAATGTTGTGTATGAAGCGGCTCAGGCCGATTTAACAGCGCAGGATATCGGTCAGCTCGTGGATTTCGGGCAGGATTGGGTGCCGTATACGCTAAGCGAGAATGCTGCCTACTATATTCCGGAGGAGCCGCTGCCGATCGTCTCGCTGGAGCTGACGATGAACAGCTATACGGTAGAGCAGATGCAGCGAAGCCTGTTCTTTGACCCTGGCATCACGCGGAACATTCGGGAGCGGGACGGCTCGGAAATCTACACAGACGGCAAACGGAGCCTCCAGGTGGATGAGAGCCAATACCGGATTAACTATACAGATCCCGCCGCGCCGCCTACCGGCGAGAACAATCCCGGGCGGGACGTACTGACGGCGATCAGCTTCGTTAATCAGCACGGAGGCTGGAGCGGCAGCTATCGGCTGAGCCGGACGCAAGACGTTCAGGACAGCCGCCGGGTCGAGTTTCAGCGGTACGATCTCGGTCTTCCCGTACTGGACACCCCGGGACTGAACTACGGCCTTATGACGCTGGAGCTGCAGCAGGGGACGGTGACCTCTTATGAGCGTTCACTCCTGTATGCAGAGCCGGTAGAGAAGGAGAAGCGGCTGGATCATCTGCCTGGCGGTGAGGATTTAAGGCAGGTGCTGTCACAGCTGCCGGACAATGTGTCCATTGCCGGCCTGCAGCCCGCCTACCGGCCTGCCTTGACCGGGAACACCCTCGTGCTGACGCCCGTCTGGGCCGTTGTACAGCCCGATGGCAGCTTGACGGATCTTAGTGGACTGTAA
- a CDS encoding MBL fold metallo-hydrolase, whose translation MAISFSVLSSGSTGNATIVRNEDTTLLIDAGLSARRIDELLKEREMSGEEIDGILVTHEHSDHIKGLGAVARKYNLPIYANEKTWEAMNRSIGNIAEENRIVLQSDEVKDFGTLRVEPFEISHDAAEPVGYCFYDGDQKLGVATDLGYVSDKVMRAIEGSDVLVMESNHDIELLRMGRYPWNTKRRILGDLGHLSNESAGEALSELLTGDTKRAYLAHLSRDHNMMDLAKMTVRDTMEDRGCFFKDSEFKLCDTYYDRSTPWDELKK comes from the coding sequence ATGGCGATATCTTTTTCCGTACTGTCGAGCGGCTCTACAGGCAATGCGACGATCGTCCGGAACGAGGATACGACACTGCTTATTGATGCCGGCCTCAGTGCCCGGCGCATTGATGAGCTGCTGAAGGAGCGGGAGATGTCCGGGGAGGAGATCGACGGCATTCTGGTCACGCATGAGCATTCTGACCATATTAAGGGTCTCGGCGCAGTCGCGCGGAAATACAATCTGCCGATCTATGCCAATGAGAAGACCTGGGAGGCCATGAACCGCTCGATTGGCAACATTGCGGAGGAGAACCGGATTGTGCTGCAGAGCGATGAGGTGAAGGATTTCGGCACCCTGCGGGTAGAGCCGTTCGAGATTTCCCATGATGCGGCCGAGCCCGTAGGCTACTGCTTCTATGACGGTGATCAGAAGCTGGGGGTCGCTACCGATCTCGGCTATGTCAGTGACAAGGTAATGCGGGCGATTGAGGGCTCGGATGTGCTCGTGATGGAATCGAACCACGATATCGAGCTGCTGCGCATGGGCCGCTATCCGTGGAACACGAAGCGCCGCATTCTCGGCGATCTGGGGCATCTGTCCAATGAATCCGCGGGCGAAGCGCTCAGCGAGCTGCTGACCGGCGATACCAAGCGGGCCTATCTTGCCCATCTGAGCCGGGATCACAACATGATGGACCTCGCCAAAATGACCGTGCGGGACACGATGGAGGACCGCGGCTGCTTTTTCAAGGACAGCGAGTTCAAGCTGTGCGATACGTACTATGACCGCTCTACCCCATGGGATGAGCTGAAGAAATAG
- the walK gene encoding cell wall metabolism sensor histidine kinase WalK yields MKWLSFFRTIQAKVIIIYVLLILIAMQLIGVYFVSAMKNSLTSNFTTDLQERAELMSVLAAKTLAGGTDGEEDPVESLQIMVNNLFNLDGAEIQVLDATGRVLTTSLSSQAEYVGNKNTQTVVSRALQGIRDNEENILDDDGIRKKVVAKPVIYNGKIVGAIYIVASMNELYETMQWINNIFISGILLALGLTAVLGVILSHTITHPIKELTKHARAVAEGRFTEKTPVFGSDEIGQLSQAFNYMTSRLREALSQNEEEKEKLASILTNMSDGVIATDEAGRVILMNRRAGQMLGVEGEELAGQEISALLGLAQQEGDALSRGEGLDSRLLEIAPREGDPALTMRVNFTPIHRRDTGITGTIAVLQDVTEQEQLESSRREFVANVSHELRTPLTTIKSYTEALGDGALEDTQLASRFVNVIQNETGRMIRLVTDLLHLSRLDSKEAALRKQKVDIVEMLEDVEDRFSFQMQQKDITAVIDVKEGISHAMLDRDGIDQVLDNLISNALKYTPDGGKITMEAALTGQGMLSLSVSDTGIGIPKKDLERIFERFYRVDKARTRNMGGTGLGLSIAREIVRAHGGHITLHSELEQGTKVTFTLPLVVEGGKSA; encoded by the coding sequence ATGAAGTGGCTCTCCTTCTTCCGCACGATTCAGGCGAAGGTCATTATTATTTATGTGCTGCTCATTCTGATTGCGATGCAGCTGATCGGTGTGTATTTTGTCAGCGCGATGAAAAATTCACTGACAAGCAATTTTACGACGGATTTGCAGGAGCGGGCGGAGCTGATGTCTGTCCTGGCCGCGAAGACGCTGGCCGGCGGAACCGATGGTGAGGAGGATCCCGTAGAGAGCCTGCAAATTATGGTCAACAACCTGTTTAATCTCGATGGCGCTGAAATTCAGGTGCTGGATGCGACGGGGCGCGTGCTTACGACTTCCCTGTCCTCCCAGGCGGAGTATGTCGGGAACAAGAACACCCAGACGGTGGTCAGCCGCGCGCTGCAGGGGATTCGCGATAATGAAGAGAACATTCTGGATGATGACGGTATCCGCAAGAAGGTTGTGGCGAAGCCGGTCATTTACAATGGCAAGATCGTCGGAGCCATCTATATTGTAGCGAGTATGAACGAGCTGTATGAGACGATGCAGTGGATTAATAATATTTTTATATCCGGGATCTTGCTGGCATTGGGACTGACGGCGGTGCTCGGTGTCATTCTGTCGCATACGATCACCCACCCGATCAAAGAGCTGACAAAGCATGCACGGGCGGTGGCGGAAGGACGCTTTACCGAGAAAACACCGGTGTTCGGCAGCGACGAAATCGGACAGCTTAGCCAGGCCTTCAACTATATGACGAGCCGCCTGCGGGAGGCGCTCTCCCAGAACGAGGAGGAGAAGGAGAAGCTGGCGTCCATTCTGACCAACATGAGCGATGGCGTGATTGCAACCGATGAGGCTGGGCGCGTCATTCTGATGAATCGGCGGGCGGGGCAAATGCTCGGCGTCGAGGGCGAAGAGCTTGCCGGACAGGAAATATCAGCCCTGCTGGGCCTTGCCCAGCAGGAGGGAGATGCGCTCTCCCGGGGAGAAGGGCTCGATTCCCGGCTACTGGAGATTGCGCCGCGCGAAGGGGACCCGGCGCTGACGATGCGGGTGAATTTTACACCTATTCACCGGCGCGACACCGGCATTACCGGCACGATTGCGGTGCTGCAGGATGTGACGGAGCAGGAGCAGCTGGAGTCCTCCCGCCGGGAATTCGTAGCGAATGTGTCGCATGAGCTGCGCACACCGCTGACGACGATCAAGAGCTACACGGAAGCGCTGGGAGACGGCGCGCTGGAGGATACCCAGCTGGCGTCCCGATTCGTGAACGTTATTCAGAACGAGACGGGGCGGATGATCCGGCTCGTCACGGATCTTCTGCATCTATCCCGCCTGGATTCCAAAGAAGCCGCGCTGCGCAAGCAAAAGGTGGACATTGTGGAAATGCTGGAGGATGTAGAGGACCGGTTCTCGTTTCAAATGCAGCAGAAGGACATTACAGCCGTTATTGATGTGAAGGAGGGTATCTCTCACGCCATGCTGGACCGCGATGGCATTGACCAGGTGCTCGACAACCTCATTTCCAATGCGCTGAAATATACCCCGGACGGGGGCAAGATTACGATGGAAGCGGCTTTAACAGGACAGGGTATGCTGTCCCTGTCAGTCAGCGATACCGGGATCGGGATTCCGAAGAAGGATTTGGAGCGGATTTTTGAACGCTTTTACCGGGTGGATAAAGCCCGTACCCGCAATATGGGCGGAACGGGTCTGGGTCTCTCCATTGCCCGGGAAATTGTACGGGCTCACGGGGGCCATATTACGCTTCACTCCGAGCTGGAGCAAGGCACCAAGGTAACCTTTACGCTGCCGCTGGTGGTGGAAGGAGGCAAGAGCGCATGA
- the rplI gene encoding 50S ribosomal protein L9 — translation MKVIFIKDMKGQGKKGEVKEVSEGYATNFLFPRGVARPATDGNMKTLEQQNLSEEKRKQQEKDEAAALGKKLEDMTIVLKAKSGEGGRLFGAITSKQIAEALAAQKLKIDKRKIELSDPIRTLGVTQVPVKLHPEVKATLKVQITEE, via the coding sequence ATGAAGGTTATTTTTATAAAAGATATGAAGGGCCAAGGCAAGAAAGGCGAAGTGAAGGAAGTATCTGAAGGGTATGCAACGAATTTCCTGTTTCCACGCGGTGTGGCGCGTCCGGCGACGGACGGCAACATGAAGACGCTGGAGCAGCAGAACCTGTCCGAGGAGAAGCGCAAGCAGCAGGAGAAGGATGAGGCGGCAGCGCTCGGCAAGAAGCTGGAGGATATGACGATTGTGCTGAAGGCGAAATCCGGGGAAGGCGGCCGCTTGTTCGGCGCAATTACGAGCAAGCAGATTGCAGAGGCGCTGGCAGCCCAGAAGCTGAAAATTGACAAGCGCAAGATTGAGCTAAGCGATCCCATCCGGACATTGGGCGTTACCCAGGTACCGGTGAAGCTTCACCCTGAGGTGAAGGCGACCCTCAAGGTACAGATTACGGAGGAATAA
- a CDS encoding adenylosuccinate synthase, translated as MSTVVVVGTQWGDEGKGKITDYLAESADVVARYQGGNNAGHTILINDKKFKLSLIPSGVFYTDKICVIGNGMVINPAALLEEIQYIHENGFSTDNLVISDRAHVIMPYHMVLDALEEDRKGPNKIGTTRKGIGPCYMDKAARNGIRIADLMDAKEFELKLRHLMNEKNQVITQVYGGQALDVEEVLTTYLQYAEQIRRYVKDTSVVLNDAIDDDKKVLFEGAQGVMLDIDQGTYPYVTSSNPSAGGVCIGSGVGPSKIQQVIGVAKSYTTRVGDGPFPTELNNEIGDFIREKGHEYGTVTGRARRVGWFDSVVVRHARRVSGITGLSLNSLDVLSGLETVKICIAYKYRGEEITHYPASLNMLAECEAVYEELPGWSEDITGAKTMDDLPENTRRYVERVAELTGIPIAIFSVGRNREQTNQIAPIYV; from the coding sequence ATGTCAACGGTAGTCGTTGTGGGAACACAATGGGGAGATGAAGGAAAAGGGAAGATCACGGATTATCTGGCGGAAAGCGCTGACGTGGTGGCCCGCTACCAGGGCGGTAATAACGCCGGCCATACCATTCTGATTAATGATAAGAAATTCAAGCTGAGCCTGATCCCATCCGGGGTATTTTATACGGATAAGATTTGCGTCATTGGCAACGGCATGGTAATTAACCCGGCAGCACTGCTGGAGGAAATTCAGTACATTCACGAGAACGGCTTCAGCACAGACAATCTGGTGATCAGCGACCGCGCGCATGTTATTATGCCGTACCATATGGTGCTGGATGCGCTGGAAGAGGACCGTAAGGGACCGAACAAGATCGGAACGACCCGTAAAGGGATCGGCCCGTGCTATATGGATAAGGCGGCTCGTAACGGCATTCGGATTGCAGATCTGATGGATGCGAAGGAATTCGAGCTGAAGCTCCGCCATCTGATGAACGAGAAGAATCAGGTGATTACCCAGGTGTACGGCGGTCAGGCGCTGGACGTGGAAGAGGTACTGACAACCTACCTGCAATATGCCGAGCAGATTCGCCGCTATGTCAAGGACACCTCTGTTGTCCTGAACGATGCGATTGACGATGACAAGAAGGTGCTGTTCGAGGGCGCTCAAGGCGTTATGCTCGATATTGACCAGGGTACATACCCGTATGTGACGTCCTCCAACCCGTCGGCTGGCGGCGTATGCATCGGCTCGGGGGTAGGCCCGTCCAAGATTCAGCAGGTGATCGGGGTTGCGAAATCCTACACGACGCGTGTGGGCGATGGACCTTTCCCGACAGAGCTGAACAACGAGATCGGTGACTTTATCCGGGAAAAAGGACATGAGTACGGCACCGTGACCGGCCGTGCCCGCCGCGTCGGCTGGTTCGACAGCGTAGTCGTCCGCCATGCCCGCCGCGTCAGCGGCATCACCGGACTGTCGCTGAACTCTCTCGACGTCCTGAGCGGACTGGAAACGGTGAAAATCTGTATCGCTTACAAATACCGCGGTGAAGAGATCACGCATTATCCGGCAAGCCTGAACATGCTCGCCGAGTGTGAAGCGGTATATGAGGAGCTGCCAGGCTGGAGCGAGGACATTACCGGTGCGAAGACGATGGATGACCTTCCGGAGAACACTCGCCGCTATGTTGAGCGTGTCGCCGAGCTGACCGGTATTCCGATTGCTATTTTCTCCGTTGGCCGTAACCGGGAGCAGACGAACCAGATTGCACCAATCTACGTATAA
- the dnaB gene encoding replicative DNA helicase, translating to MSGEAYFDRVPPQNLEAEQAVLGAVLLQSEALITAMERVQSEDFYDKSHQMIYEVMVQLGEEGQPIDLVTLTSRLQDKGQLEEIGGVSYLAKLAHGVPTAANVDYYAQMIEEKSMLRRLIRTATQIVSEGYTGGEDVSGMLSEAERRILEISNRKSGSGFIAIRDVLMEVFEKVETLHQNRGNTTGIPSGFVDLDKMTSGFQRNDLIIVAARPSVGKTAFALNIAQNVAIRAKETVAIFSLEMSAPQLVQRMICAEANLDAGVMRNGDFKGDEDWSKLTMGIAALSEAEIYIDDTPGVTVADIRAKCRRLKKEKGLGMILIDYLQLIHGRGKAGENRQQEVSEISRTLKQIARELEVPVIALSQLSRGVEQRQDKRPMMSDLRESGSIEQDADIVAFLYRDDYYNQETEKKNIIEIIIAKQRNGPVGTVELVFLKNFNKFVNYERTHADAFAAG from the coding sequence ATGAGCGGAGAAGCTTATTTCGATCGGGTACCTCCCCAGAATCTGGAAGCAGAGCAGGCGGTGCTCGGCGCGGTGCTGCTGCAAAGTGAAGCGCTCATCACCGCGATGGAGCGGGTTCAGAGTGAGGACTTCTACGACAAGTCGCACCAGATGATCTATGAGGTCATGGTGCAGCTGGGCGAGGAAGGCCAGCCGATCGACCTGGTAACCCTCACCTCCAGGCTGCAGGATAAAGGGCAGCTGGAGGAGATCGGCGGCGTCAGCTATTTGGCGAAGCTGGCACACGGGGTACCCACCGCTGCGAACGTAGATTACTACGCCCAGATGATTGAGGAGAAATCGATGCTGCGGCGGTTGATCCGCACGGCGACTCAGATCGTCAGCGAGGGCTATACCGGCGGGGAAGATGTGTCGGGCATGCTGAGCGAGGCGGAGCGCCGCATTCTCGAAATTTCCAACCGCAAGTCGGGCAGCGGCTTTATTGCCATCCGGGATGTGCTGATGGAAGTGTTCGAGAAGGTAGAGACGCTTCACCAGAACCGCGGGAATACGACCGGCATTCCATCCGGGTTCGTGGATCTGGACAAGATGACGAGCGGCTTTCAGCGAAACGACCTTATTATCGTCGCTGCGCGGCCGTCCGTCGGCAAGACTGCCTTTGCGCTGAACATTGCGCAGAATGTCGCCATTCGTGCCAAAGAGACCGTCGCCATCTTTAGTCTGGAGATGTCTGCACCGCAGCTCGTGCAGCGGATGATCTGCGCCGAGGCGAACCTGGATGCGGGCGTCATGCGGAATGGAGATTTCAAGGGCGATGAGGACTGGTCGAAGCTGACGATGGGCATTGCAGCCTTGTCGGAGGCGGAGATTTATATCGACGATACACCAGGGGTAACGGTGGCGGATATCCGCGCCAAGTGCCGCCGCCTGAAGAAGGAAAAAGGGCTCGGCATGATTCTGATCGACTACCTGCAGCTGATTCACGGCCGCGGCAAGGCCGGAGAGAACCGCCAGCAGGAGGTATCTGAAATTTCCCGTACACTGAAGCAGATTGCGCGGGAGCTGGAGGTTCCGGTCATTGCCCTCTCCCAGCTCAGCCGGGGTGTCGAGCAGCGGCAGGACAAGCGTCCGATGATGAGTGATCTGCGGGAATCCGGCTCCATCGAGCAGGATGCCGACATTGTCGCCTTCCTGTACCGGGATGATTACTACAATCAGGAGACCGAGAAAAAGAACATTATCGAGATTATTATCGCCAAGCAGCGTAACGGCCCGGTCGGCACGGTCGAGCTCGTGTTTCTCAAAAATTTCAACAAGTTCGTCAATTATGAGCGCACGCATGCCGACGCCTTTGCAGCCGGATAG